The Hydra vulgaris chromosome 11, alternate assembly HydraT2T_AEP genome contains a region encoding:
- the LOC136087002 gene encoding zinc finger MYM-type protein 5-like: protein MSDGDGYKRKHESGYIKRQKKQRKEDALKKMKGSLLKYFNKVDATSGNDTSINSFVSSTSPGIVIPEPEPMLTDAEEQCGCAMSFTSEPVIQADAEPTVSDLGLEIRNSKESISNDPAEWEINADLIAYYAENIPSQNLKSDLSLKRRQFGEKIRYVRREYFIRKLVNGEIVSRDWLIYSPSTGKVFFYICKIFGCKAGSGGTNNAPRNQFITGFDDWKNVIARITSHEKSKDHFAAVV from the coding sequence ATGTCCGATGGCGATGGGTACAAGAGAAAGCACGAGTCTGGCTATATTAAACGGCAGAAAAAGCAAAGGAAAGaggatgcattaaaaaaaatgaaaggttctttgctaaaatattttaataaagtagatGCTACTTCTGGCAATGACACTTCAATAAACTCTTTCGTTTCTTCAACAAGTCCAGGAATAGTAATACCAGAGCCAGAGCCAATGCTGACTGACGCTGAGGAACAATGCGGTTGTGCAATGAGTTTTACAAGTGAACCAGTTATTCAAGCAGATGCGGAACCAACAGTATCAGATTTAGGATTGGAAATAAGGAATAGTAAGGAGTCTATTTCAAATGATCCTGCTGAATGGGAAATAAATGCTGATCTCATAGCTTATTATGCAGAGAATATACCATCACAGAATTTGAAATCTGATTTAAGCTTAAAACGTAGACAATTTGGTGAAAAGATTAGATATGTACGCAGggaatattttataagaaaactcGTAAATGGAGAAATTGTCAGCAGGGATTGGCTCATATATTCGCCCTCAACTggtaaagtgtttttttatatttgcaagaTATTTGGTTGCAAAGCCGGCAGTGGTGGTACTAATAATGCACCAAGGAATCAATTTATAACTGGTTTCGATGATTGGAAAAATGTTATTGCTAGGATAACCTCAcatgaaaaatcaaaagatcATTTTGCAGCTGTGGTTTAA